CTTGAGATGCTACTTCATTTCTCATCATAGATACTTAATATTCTAGAAAGAGAAAGTTTTGTCCATGTGGGAAAAAATGTTACCTGTTTCTCAGTTACTTCATAATCACTTATGTGGTTGGTGGCTAATAAATTCTGCTTCACCTCCACTTAAGAGTTCAAACACAATTTCACTTATCTTTTTAGCTCTGGGGAAATAGCATGCACCttcataggtttttttttgtttgtttttaagtggtCTTCACTATGCCTTTTTTTCCCAGATCGTATCATCATCCTAAATTTTTTACTCTTTACAGAGTGACATTTTCCCTCTGATTAACTTTCCCTGAGCCATCCTTCCCTCTTCATTTTCTTGAGGAAACAGCTCTAAGATTAAAgacaggaaagagacagagaaccTATAAATCAATGGCAATTAGCATTTAGAATGTTCTGAATGAATGCCTGAACCTTCcctttcactttcttttcataggCCTTATGGCTCTGGGGATTTGATATGGCATGATAAGGAAGCAGGAATGGGGAATGAGGATGAGGTTTGAAGTCAGAACTGAGTTTGAGTTCTACTTGAATAATATTGAAGGAGACATTATGTAATCAATCACCTTGAGCTCCAGTGTCCTCCTTTCTGAAGTCAGGCTGTCACCATTGCCCTCCAAAAGCTACTATGAGGATTCAATGATGAAATGCCTACCGCAGTGCTTGATATTTATTGTTAATTTCTCTTCCCACTAAAGAACTGTGCAAAGAGTATTTGGCTGCCTTATTCCCTGACTCCAGCAACAAACCTTCTCAGTCACTATTTAGAACTGTTTTTAGAGTTTGGCAGTGACAATTTTTCAGACAGCCAGCAAGTAGTGTACTAGAGATAATCCCTTCCTCCACCCCCTGTGATACCCTTAACGTCTTTACTGCTTCATCAGGCAAGTGTCTGATACATGGGGCTGACAGTATTACATTCCACTTAGGAAGATGATAACAGGAGAAGCAAAAGCACAGTGACCAGTTGGCATTTATTAGTGTAGTTACAATTTGTCACTGTAGTAAAAGTAGTAGAGGAACCAAGACTCTTTGTtatcacaaagaaataaataaagcttatttTTAGGAAAATTCTAACTGAGTAAGTGATATCTAGCAGTAGCACTAGAGGTGCCCAGCCTTGTGTGACAGATAAAGCTGGGGCAGAAGTCATGTTAAATTCTACCTAAAAGGAGCTCCCAACCACTGCCtgctcctccagcccctggccaAAACTGATCATGGCTGCAAGGTACAGAATAAAAGGAAACCTAATGAAAAAAACAGCTAAAACACTGAGAAGATGTGGACTTATCAGGGTGTGAGCTGACCATGATCAGGTAATCTATTCCCCTCACTCCAGAGAGGTTTAGACGGCAGCTTCCCCGGACCGCTTCCGGGTGATGTGCTCCAGGTGGGCATGGTCTGAAGTGTCCAAGTCAATCTCGTACTTGGCTAGGATTTTGAGGATGGGCCTCAGTTTCAGCCACCACTGTTCCTTGGGGATTCGATGCCTACAGAGGAATGAGGTAGATGATGATATAATATTTTAGCACCCCAATCAACTTCTACCAAAGGTTTATAGGAAGAAGTTGGACAGAAGAGGTTAGATTTAGGACATGTGCATCACATCTGAAATGGGTAAGAATACAGGTGttactccttaaaaaaaaaaaaaagaattaaaaacagtgaACAGGTTGAGGACAGTAGAGCTTGAAACTACCAGGGAAAAGAACCACTCCAGGAAGCAGATGTACTCACTCAAAATCTGTCTGGTCCTTCAGCTCAGCCACTGGTTGGAAGACCAGAGCCCTCTTACGCATCCCCAGAACACAGCCCGAATCTGGAGTATTGGCAAAGATCCGCCCTGCAATGAGGGATGGGCAGTCAGCTTCTATACTGGGGAACCAGCCTCTATAGAGGGCACTCGCTCTCACCCCACCTACCATTACGGTAACTCTCTTTGATTTTCCCAGACATCCAGTTCATAGCCTTGGCGCCCATCTTAGTGGCAAAATTCCTATCAAATGGGGTTGGGCTCCCACCCtggagaaagaaacataaaaattacaGAGGGAAGGACTCTAATGAAGTGGCAGAGATATctagacacacagagaaaaaaagaaagatgggccCCAGGCTTACAACCCAAAACAGGAATCCAGAAGTCAAACTATGAAAGGGTGCCCTGAGGCAGTGCCAGGATCCAAGGCAAGCTGGCCCAGCAAATTTGGCCATGTATCAGATATAATAACAACTAATTAAAGATGATTGGCCCCACAATCCCCTCTTTTAGCTCCACAGCTGCCAGATCCTGTTTTAGTTTTATTGGCCAATGGGTCAGCTGCCTGCCCCTCTTCAGCCCAGCAGCTTTTGTTGATCACTGTCAATGATGacataaaagtgttttttttgtgGCCCAATCTGGCTGTCCTTGGTAGCACCTCAGAATTAATATAAAACATCATACAGATTTCCTTTGAATTAAGAGGAGGCAGGTGGGAAAGTGGgaatgtttggagacatttttgttaCAATTGGGAGTGAGAGGGAGGTgccactggcatctagtgggtagagaccagggatgctgtgCAACTGTCCTACAGTGCATAGAACAGCCACCCATGACAAATTATCATCCAGCCCCAAAAAGCAAAGCTGCCAAGGTTGAAAAGCCCTCCCCTGAGGGCTTTTGAAAAGGATAGACCATATAATCTCTAAAGTCATTTCCAGGATAAAGATGTTTTGATTCTATGACTGTAAGAGACTGCAGGCCCATGCTCTATGATGGCACTGACAGCCTCCTCCAGAAGACTGGAAAAGGCCAGTGGAAGCCTCAGTGGCTGTTGGCAGGTATGGCTGTTGGCAGGTATGGCTGTCTGATGAAGGGCATGACTACGGTGTCTTCCCTACCTGCTGCATGTGACCAAGCACATTCTTCCTGCTGTCGAAGATGCCCTTCCCCTCCTCAGAGTACAGGTTGAAAATGAAGTCAGTGGTATAGTTCTCATTGCACTTTTCATTCCTGCCAGGTGGAGACCAAAAGCCTGTGACTCTGTGGTTGGCTTCCCATCCCCCATTTCTgcctttgttctttcctttcaatttttATCTCCTCCAAGGATTCAAGGGATAGGCTGGCCGCCTCCCTTTATATCTACAGATTCCTCAGGGTGTCCCAACGATGGCCATTCTATGGGTTTGAGCCaaagcttatttttcttcttcacttaggAACAAACCATGGATGAGGTACCTTAACACCAAGCCCCTTTTCACAGTTGTTTTCATCTTTTGCACCAGATGTTCAACATTTGCCTGAAAATGAAAGAGTAAATCCTAAGCCTAACTGGGAATGGATAAGGTTGggtataaatcttcttccacacCACACCTCTCCAGGAAGGAAGAGAGACATGGAAGAGAGTTGTTTACAATCCTGGGCCTGAACTGTGCCTAATTCCTGTAAGAAGCTCAGTGTGGACTGAAATTTAAACAATGACTCCAAATGAGACAGAACTGGAAGAGGGAGCACTACAGACAGCTGCAGTAACTGTCAGTGTTCAGCCCCTCACCCTCTCCAATCTCCCTTTCCAAGCCTTTCTGGTTCCCCTTGCCTCAGAGGGCTGACTTGTGGTCACAGTGTCAGTGCTGACactttatatctctgttttgagaGAGTATCTCTCTCAAAAGCAGAATGACAGCAAGGGAAATCTGAAGGGGAGACATGATGTAGTAAAAAGATCACTGACTTTCTCAACCACTTAAACCATCTGCTCACTTAGGAGTTTAGAAAAGTTTTTTAACCTCTCTAAACCTTTCTATGTTATATGGAGATAGTATCTTCTTTGCATGTCTATTGTgaagataaaatgcaaaaatgcCCATAAAGGGCTTAGCACCAGGTCACCTGACTCAAAATCAGCATTCCAACAACAGTAGCTGCGGTCATGCATATGAGGTGACACCAGAGAATGCCTGCATAGTGCTCTTTCTGGTCTTCACAGGATTctacagaccaatcagctctgtCCTCAACTTGAGCTCTCATAGTTCAGATCACTGTGGAAACAGTCTGGAGACAGGGGAGAGCTATCTAGCAGGCTCTGGGTGGCCAGCTACCTGCAGGTCTCGAATGGTGAAGGGCTCCTCAAAAATGTAGGCAGCATCGGCCCCAGCTGCCAGTCCAGCCATGGTAGCCAGGTAGCCACAGTAGCCACCCATAGTCTCAATGATAAACACCCGACGCTTGGTGCCAGCTGCTGACTGCTTGATGCGGTCACAGGTCTGCAAGGACAATGGGTTATAGTTAGAAAGACATGATCAGGGGCCTGATTCTTATCACTCTTTAATCTTTGCCATTAATTAAACCCTGGAACTATATTCTCCATAGGCTAGCAGGGCCCCTAGAGCTCATCAAGTTCTTGCATTTAGGGTAACAGGCATATTTGCCAACCTCACTGCAGAACGTCTCTCCTGGGAAGAAAGCTGTACCTATCCTTTCTACTGCTCAGAAAATTAGACTGCAtgatctcagaaagaaagaaaaaaaaaaacaaaacatttggtATTCACAGTACTGGTGCATTtctaggtgaggaaactgaacactttgtcacccaggctggagtaaagtggcacgatctctgctcactgcaacctccgcctcccaggttcaaggaattttcctgccttagcctcccaagtagctgggattacaggcgcctaccaccacacccagctaatttttgtatttttagtagagatggggtttcaccatgttggccaggctgctcttgaactcctgaccccaagtgatctgcctgccttggcctcccaaagtgctgggattagaagtgtgagccaccatgcccagctgaagaATCATTTTCAAACATTCCCATTTGCTTGATATAAAGAGTAGCTCACTGTTTGGGACCACACTCAGTTTAAGGATTATAATCCTGGCCAAAAGGGATGGGAAGTGGTGATAGGCTCTCACTGTGCAGATAGTATTGAGTGCTGTGTCAGCCCCAACGCTGAAGTCTGAGCCAGGGACATTGTTGGAGACTGTAGCAGGAATGACCACAAATGGGATGCAGAGCTCATCAAACTGCTTCCTGCCCTCCATCAGTTCCAGGCCCCCTGTGTAAGCCTAAGAAGAAGAGAGCACAAGGGCAGgattggggagagggagaggaggtaggagggagagaggaagaaatggtGGCAGGCACTCACCTCAAAGCCCCCAATGATGACAAGGCCCTGAATGTTAAACTTAGTTATATTGGCACTGATCTGTTCAAAGCTCTTCTTGGGTAGAGTCCTAGTTGATCAGTGATGgcggggaggagaaggggaattGGAATTTGGGGAAGAGACAGGAAAATTGAGGGGGAGAAAAGCTAGAGTTAGAggcactttatttttaatttcttgaccTGTGCCGCCCTCCCTAGCCCACCCTCTCAGTCCTATCCAAGGATACATACTGGAGCTCTAAGTTGCCAGAGCTGCTAAAGATGTTGAGATGGGCATGTCTGCCCTCATGGCAGCAACTGTGAGGTTGAGGGTGGAGGACCCAGACCAGGGTGGTTGAAGCAGACCATGGCATAATGAACCCACATCCAAGGGCAACTTTAAGAGGTGACTGGGAGGAGGTGCCTCTGCAGTGCTACTTACCTTTTAGTCCCAAGTTTAGAGCCACCTTGGCCAGTCCAGCCCCCAACATAGCTCCAGCCAGCTTCCTCTATCTGTGGGGATAAGCCACAGAGCTCTGCACAAGGCTAAAGCACTAGGAGGCCTGTGTGGGACTGGTGCCACTGCTTGAGTCCTAACCCTACCCCTGGATCCCCCTTGGTTGGAAAAAGTACACCAGGTATTAGCTTTTCCCCACGCACTGAACTTCTTCTACCCTTACTGCTCATTCACAAATATTAAGCATCTacctatgccaggcactgtgctgagcttTGGGACAGAGAATTAAATAAGACATGTTGTTTGCAATGGTTCACTGCAGTAATTCCTGCCTGTTCCTACTGCCCTAGTATTAAATATCTACTTCTGCCTGGAccctgagagaggagagagagaggtagtGAGGAACAGAGGAAGCCAAGAGAATGGACAGGTCATTCTTGCTACACTTATCTTCCCCATGACTGCTCCTAGGTCCCAGAATAGTCCCCATACCTGCCCCTTGGCCAGGCCCTCGAAACCATCATGGACAACGAGCACTCGGTTGCCCTGGATAAGGCCAATCCTCACAGTGGAGCGAACAGCAGCATTCATGCCTGCAGCCGGAGCCCCCACGTTCATCACAGCCACTGTGTGCGAACCACTCTATACAGGAGGAAGCAGGGAAAAATGAGGACAGAAACCCAGCAGGGGAACAGGGAGGAGGTTAGTAAAGGAGGCAGAGCTCTAAGCCCTTGTCATCCAGGGATCAGGACATCTGCCTAAGACAACACAACACACACCCTTCTCCCAAGGAATGCCAGCACAGCTGGCTACCACATACATGGAAGCAAAATTCTTGATCACAGATcaataaataaagctgctgtccCCCATCTCAGATATCATTATTATACAATGAATGAGAGACCTTCCAGAGCAGCACTTCCCAAGTGTGTTCCTTGGATCACCTGCATCAGAATCCACTGGGGGAGCCTATTAAACCTGCAtattcctggcctctacccagATATGAATCTCCTCTGAGAGAGGGGCCCAGGAGTTTGCATGTTTAATAAGCAACCCAAACAATTCTGATATATACTTAATATTGAGAACCACTACTCCAGTGGAAGAAGTGGCTTAGATACACTTAGATGTGATTATTCCCATATTTTCCCAGAGAAAAAGTACATAAGCCCTCTTTCCCATTCTTTGCATGCTATCTTGCCAGTCCTGAAGTGGGCATGGGTCTTGTGTTAGAGATATCCAGGGTACACTAAGAAGGGGGCTCTGGTATCTGGGGTGGTTAAGAGGAAATCATTATAATAGGTCCAGGGACCCAGCACTGAAGATCAGAGTCGGGCAGAGAAGTTGGCAAGGCTTATGTTGTATGGACTGTGGTAGCATTTATGAAGAGAgactgggggagggagaaggaaaaggggaGAGGGCAAGTCAACTTGCCAGTACCTTAGATACCGGGGGTCTGACATGAGCTAGAAGCTTGTACACCTCCCAGTTGTTCATGAAGCTCCTGTAGGAAGTACAAATAGAGAGAGGTGTCTTCAGGCCATTCCCCACAGCCAGCAGCCATGGAGATCCTGGTCTGAAGTGTTGCTCCCAGAAGGAAGTTCCATAGGGCAAACCTCTGAGGACAGAACTGGGGCAGAGCAGGGACAGGGCAGGGGCTGCAAAAGGGCCACTAGTTCATCAAACACTCCCTCAGTACTCTTCTTCAGGCACTATGCTCAGCACAAGAGACTGTCCCTTGCCTAGAGGAACTTATCATCTTGCTGGGGCTCACATACAGAAATAACAGATTATAAAAGGTTGATGCCAGGGACCACACCCCTGAGATGAACTGAGCCTCCCAGTCACCTCACAACTAATTTTCTTGGGCAGGAACTTGCTGCAGAGAGAATCAGAAAAGGAAGCAGCAGAAGCTCATGTTTTGGGCCTGGAGCCATGGAGATCTTTGGCTTCATTCACGCCTCTGATTTCTGTAGCTAGTGAGCTTCCCGTCATCTCCTCACCGGCCTCTCAGCTTCAGGGCTTCGTCAAATTTCTTCTCATCCATGGCCTTGGTCACATCTTTGGTCTGAGGGGGGAGCACAGCGACAGTTTCAACTCCAGGGTCAGGATTCTGCACAGCTGGAACTCCATCCCACAGTCGAACTCTGCCCATCTCTGGGATTGTGACTAGATCCTGTCCATTCTACACCCCACCTTTCCTATGCCCCCAAACTTTCAcagaagtatttttgtttttcctgagttGTCTAAGTAAtgagcagcaaaagaaaagaactgaTTCTAtgctctgtttattttatttttttttttttgagacggagtctcgctctgtcgcccaggctggagtgcagtggcatgatcttggctcactgcaaccccctgcctcccgggttcaagcaattcttctgcctcagcctcccaagtagctgggattataggcgtgtgcaaccacacccggctaatttttttggtatttttcaccatgttagccaggatggtctcaatctcctgaccttgtgatctgcctgcctcggcctcccaaagtgctgggattataggcatgagccaccgtgcctggcactaTGCTCTGTTTATTAGAAGTATGGGCAGAGTGGAAGAATGCTCACAGATAAATAGTATCTTCCATTCCACAGCCAGGTCCCCGGCCTTAAAGCAGCCTCTAAAGTCATGAGTAAATGAAGATCCTACAGGTAACCCAGTTAGGAAGGACTGATTCCTGCTGTGTGCTTCTCAACTACTGATTTCAGCTCTGTGGGGCAGTGCCTTCACTTTGGAGCTTTTACAGATACATTTCCAAGCAAGGCTGCAGGTAACTGGGACTCCTGAGTCTCAGAGAGAAGGAGGCCGGGAGATGGAGAGTATTTAGACCAGCCCTCAGAACCAGGCCACACGGCCTAGTTCTCGCTCTCAGCCGCCATGTTCGCTCTGTGGTATCGAAGGAGTGATTCCTTCATAATAAAGGCCACCATTTCCTGAGCACTCAACATTTGCTAGGTACTGTATCACATGCTAATGTAGCTTATCTCCAATCCTTACAATAACCCTCAACGTTAGCATTAGTAACCTCGTGTTGGTTCAGAGAAACATGTTCAAGATAGAAATCATAGAGACAAAAGCTACCCAGCTAGAATTTAATAATATTCTCCTGTTCTTAATAAAGTTAGGAGGAATATAGCATTATTCTTCCAATAAAGACATGATAAAAAGGTTTGAGGTTGTATATTATGAGATACTGGGTTTCATTACTAAGGAGGATGTAGAATCTCCCACCTTCCTTAGgaacattttacagatgggaacacTGAAGCTTAGTTAAGAGCTCCTATGCAAAGCCCACTGTGTTCTTTCCCCACATGTCTCTTACTATACCATCTTGCCTTTCCACCTGCTCCTATACCAGTGGCCTTAGACATAGTCTCATGCCCCTTGAGCTCCAAGGCAGGGGCTTGAGAGTGTTAAGAAAGGGGTTTAGGATCAGTACTTACCACCTGGACACATTCCATGAGGGGCAGGCGCACAGCCTGGTTACCAGAGAGGCTCACTACACAGGCTGGGGTATCTGGGGTCCCCTCCAAAAGTGCCATCACTGCTTCCACACCCATCCTGCTGCCCTGCAGGAGCCCAGAGAACAAAGACAGTCTGGCTCAGGCTGCCCCATCTTGGCTCAGCCTAGAGAGTCAGGATACTCGAGCCCTTTTCCAAATCACAAGACTGAGTCTCACAATTAAGAACTGCAGCAAAGAACTTACTGGGCTTTACCTCCCCAAACAGATTTCATCTAAAGATTGATGACTCTGTATTCTTGCCATCGGAACCCCAAAGATTCTACTTACTTCTAGAGAAACATGCCCACTATGGTAATCAACAGGATTACTGGGGCTTAATAATATTCCCTTCTTATTGACAAAACAAGGTAGGAGATTGCTTTGCTCTTCCAGTGAAGATAGGATAAGAGGGTTTAAACTGAGTGTCTAAGGTTGGaattacatgcctgtaattccagcatttttggaggccaaggcaggcggatcacctgaggtcaggagttcaagaccagcctggctagcatggtggaaccccgtctctactaaaaatacaaaaagttagccaggcacggtggcatgtgcctgtaatcccagctactcaggaggctgaggtagaagaatcccttgaacccagaagatggagactgcagtgagccgagattgcaccactgcactctagcctgggtgatagagcaagactccatctcttaaaaaaaaaaaagaaaaaaaaaaaggctgggcccGGTAGCTTACGCCGGTAATCCCAAtgttttggaaggccaaggcaggcagatcacaaggtcaggagttcaagacctgcctggccaacatggtgaaagccccatctctactaaaaatttaaaaaattagctgggcatggtggcaggcacctgcaatcccagctactcgggaggctgaggccggagaatcccttgaacccagggggcagaggttgcagtgagctgagaccatgccactgcactccagcctgggcaacagagagagactccatctcaaaaaaaaagaaagaaagaaaaaagaaataccactATATACCTATcagaatagtaaaaaaaaaaaaaaaaaaaaaaagtgacgacccccaaatgctggtgaggatgcaaacAAAACAGGTAGTTCATAAATTGCTGATGGAaattaaaatggtacagctattcTGGAAACAGTTGGGCAGTATctttgaaaaaacatttttttaagcaaCAAAAAACTACCATACAACCcaattgaactcctgggcaaTTACTCtgcagaaatgaaaatttaagttCACACAAAAagctgtacacaaatgttcatagtcgCTTTATCCCTAATAGCCAAAAATTGAAAACTCAAATGTTTGAATGATTAAACAAGCTGTAATACGTCCACTCCATGGAGTACTGCTCTGCAAAAAACAGCAAACTATAGAAACAAACAACACCTTTGATAAATATctagagaattatgctgagtggaaAAAAAAGCCAATCCTAAAGGGTTGCATATTatgcaattccatttatataatatacatgagattaaaaattacagacaaagagacagattagtggttgccagaggttaaGAATGAGGAgggagggccaggcgcagtggctcacgcctgtaatcctggcattttgggaggccgaggcgggtggatcacaaggtcaggagatcgagaccatcctggctaacacggtgaaaccctgtctctactaaaaataggaaatattagccgggcgtggtccaggcgcctgtagtcccagctacttgggaggctgaggcaggagaatggcgtgaacccgggaggcggagcgtgcagtgagccaagatcgcaccattgcactccagcctgggcgacagagcgagactccgtctcaaaaaataataataataataataatgaggagGGATGGGTGGGGGTAAAGTACACGTGGCTATAAAAGGACAACATGAGATATCCTGTGGTAACAGAAATGTTCTGTAGCTTGActatatcaatgtcaatatcctggtgatgatattgtactatagttaagcaagatgttaccattgaaAGAAACTGGGCAAAGGGTATGTGGGACTACCTCTGTATTATTCTGTagaactgcatgtgaatctacaattatctcaaaattcttattaaaaatatatgaaacaaaacaaaacaaaaagatattgTTCCTCACCATTAGGAAGGCATAGTCTCTCACCATTTTTGTAACAGAAGAGAACCCTCAAGTGTATGGGAATGGGTCAGTGGCCACTGCAGCCCAAAGGCTGGTGGAGAGGCAATGCGACCAGTGATGTAAGTCCCTGTCTGGTGAAGTGCAGCCCCGAGGGGGCAGGACTACAAGGTTGAGGGTTTCAAGGCATGAGGGCCACACAGCCCAGTGACTTACCAGAATTCTGTCAAAGGCTGATGGCGTCCCACCCCTCTGCACATGCCCCAAGACAGTAACCCGGGTGTCATATCCCAGACGCTTAACCACCAGCTGAAGGGACcaacagagggacagagagagggtTACGCAGagtcaaaggaagaaaacaagcaGAGACTTGGGTAAACCATGGACAGCTCAGCCTCTTGTCTTGTAATGGTTCTTTGTGGGAGGCAATCAGGGGCAGGGACCCAGGGAGAGATGTGCAGAAGGACCAAGGGGAGAAGCAGTGTCAAGAGACTCAGAAGCCAGAAGGCAACGGGCTATGGAGTCTAAGGCCTCTCTGGCTTCATTCATACGAACATTCTTGATGTCTTCTGAGGTgattggttttccattcttgtcaATTGCACCCTCAGCCACAATGATGATGTTGAGACGAGAACCACGGGTCCTTGTCTGGTTGAGAACAAAGGGTAAAATGGTCCATGGAATCAAGCTGATGGGTGGGAAAGAGATCATCAGTGGAACAGGGTGAGGGATTTCTTAAGGGCAAAATAAAGTGCAAGTACCTCGCTGAGTCGGCGACAAAGGTGTTCCTCCCAGTCGTCATCTGGTGGACATTCAGGAATAAAAACCCAGTCGGCCCCACAGGACAGAGAGGTGACAAGGGCCAGGTATCTGAGATGAGAGTCAGAAGCATCCTGCTAGAAGTTGTACTCTACAAATAGCCTCACCCATACCCAACAAGTTCTCCTAGTCCTCATAGTTGATAAAAGGTCTGGAGAGCCTCCATTTTATTCTTGGGGCAAGGGTAAGAGCACCGGGGCCCCtcaatgagattctgtctctaacgGATACCTTCCATTTATGTTCACCTGCCACAGTGGCTTCCAGCCTCAGAGCACTACCCACTCTTTACACCAAGCACGTGCCTGAGCacgtacacacatgcatgtgtgggGATGTAACAGAGGGGGATGGAGGCCGGAAAGGGAACCACACCACAAGGAGCATGTGCACCTCCAGATCTGCTGCTACTGAGAGACCTCACTGGACTCTCTGGGGAAAAGGAAAGGGCTATCGCTAGGTCCACGGAATAAATGGGTCAGAATGAGGATCTTACCCACAGTGGCGGCCCATTACTTCTAACACAAATGTCCTCTGGTGGCTGCAAGAGATAGACATATGACACAGTCCAAGTGACCCTATggccaagatcaagccaccacCCACATCTAGGCCAATTACCCTCTCTGGGAGATACATGTATGCTGCCAGGCCTTCTAGCAGGCTTCCTGAGACCAGGAAGACCTAGGGGAAATACTTTAGCCACAAGGTATCCTTCCTAGGCCTGAGAAAACACAGCAGTAAAAAGTGTCTAAACAGAGGCTCTGTTCCAGGGAGGAACCGggtcagggaagggaaggaaaggaaaggataagaagtgaagggagaattGGACTAACTGGAATCCTCTAGGATTACCCTGGGGTAAACTGTTACCCTTCTATCCTCCCATCCTACATTGCCTCCCCCCAGGTCCCCTTATCTCTGAGCCGTCGTG
The sequence above is a segment of the Pan paniscus chromosome 10, NHGRI_mPanPan1-v2.0_pri, whole genome shotgun sequence genome. Coding sequences within it:
- the PFKM gene encoding ATP-dependent 6-phosphofructokinase, muscle type isoform X3 encodes the protein MFVQHPSPLSQGQSARKQRRRRAKTKRQEGPLSEEQGGELGVRWEEWIMTHEEHHAAKTLGIGKAIAVLTSGGDAQGMNAAVRAVVRVGIFTGARVFFVHEGYQGLVDGGDHIKEATWESVSMMLQLGGTVIGSARCKDFREREGRLRAAYNLVKRGITNLCVIGGDGSLTGADTFRSEWSDLLSDLQKAGKITDEEATKSSYLNIVGLVGSIDNDFCGTDMTIGTDSALHRIMEIVDAITTTAQSHQRTFVLEVMGRHCGYLALVTSLSCGADWVFIPECPPDDDWEEHLCRRLSETRTRGSRLNIIIVAEGAIDKNGKPITSEDIKNLVVKRLGYDTRVTVLGHVQRGGTPSAFDRILGSRMGVEAVMALLEGTPDTPACVVSLSGNQAVRLPLMECVQVTKDVTKAMDEKKFDEALKLRGRSFMNNWEVYKLLAHVRPPVSKSGSHTVAVMNVGAPAAGMNAAVRSTVRIGLIQGNRVLVVHDGFEGLAKGQIEEAGWSYVGGWTGQGGSKLGTKRTLPKKSFEQISANITKFNIQGLVIIGGFEAYTGGLELMEGRKQFDELCIPFVVIPATVSNNVPGSDFSVGADTALNTICTTCDRIKQSAAGTKRRVFIIETMGGYCGYLATMAGLAAGADAAYIFEEPFTIRDLQANVEHLVQKMKTTVKRGLVLRNEKCNENYTTDFIFNLYSEEGKGIFDSRKNVLGHMQQGGSPTPFDRNFATKMGAKAMNWMSGKIKESYRNGRIFANTPDSGCVLGMRKRALVFQPVAELKDQTDFEHRIPKEQWWLKLRPILKILAKYEIDLDTSDHAHLEHITRKRSGEAAV